The Lampris incognitus isolate fLamInc1 chromosome 7, fLamInc1.hap2, whole genome shotgun sequence genome window below encodes:
- the fam222bb gene encoding protein FAM222B, whose product MLACLPASGDPTTRFLSRTQMNTGLQKWETTQKMRSANYPTPAELDAYAKKVANNPLTIQIFPNSIKVPQRKHIRRTVNGLDTSSSSQRLSPYPSQVSARAGLLAVLRVPAKGTIKESDGSRARQLHKAIMNPHSGAYATQSTLNLSQPAPHLQGLSQPQPQAQALVAQNKGMVHSQAMNQQQGEAHPMTLQQAQTMPNPHALQQRNMAHSQALQRQHSLSQIQNSLQQQSLAHPQGLQRQQSLPHTHTLQQQSQPRPSLGPPQQQQLSHLQALQRHTAPHQQALLQQQGVTQDLRHISDGARLQSLQHSQGLAGSQPLPQAAGLGPTAAPNGLQQQPLPNAYGPRKPPDADAPPNITVSTSTIPLSMAATLHQNRPSDLSSIVHQINQFCQARAGMGSTSVCEGQIANPSPISRNLLINASSRVSTHNPAMGSGPSCLLVGPTDKPTTQASAAALHPQPNLAAMNSMPNFHTDTEKLQLQQQLHRQLQQQQQQQQLQQQQQLQQQQQQHHQQAQQLQQQQRSWAQHQLTHMQQPPEGAHPCKNPRREPPAGPGFPSRNLSYPHKLPSAAQSFPLKHPTEKPRSSSPVKGPGGTMPYTNGNFMQPQWNSMPSTASNNGSGLQELPLPFREAQPGASTDYIPGSKYRSEKGGPAGQSKLMPNMDFLGRDFQIPSFHEQNLDVIDRMHRPPMGQGQEPSNGRGVHAHHPGYN is encoded by the exons ATGCTGGCTTGTCTGCCAGCCTCAGGTGACCCTACCACCCGATTTCTCTCCCGTACGCAGATGAACACTGGACTTCAGAAAT GGGAAACTACACAGAAGATGAGATCTGCCAACTATCCAACCCCAGCAGAGTTGGATGCATATGCTAAGAAAGTTGCCAACAACCCCCTGACGATCCAGATCTTCCCAAATAGTATCAAAGTACCTCAGAGGAAGCACATTCGGCGCACAGTTAACGGGCTTGACACATCCTCTTCCAGCCAGCGCCTCAGTCCTTACCCTTCTCAGGTCAGCGCCAGAGCAGGTCTTTTGGCTGTCCTCCGCGTGCCCGCCAAAGGCACCATCAAAGAGTCAGACGGCAGCCGAGCCCGGCAGCTGCACAAGGCCATCATGAACCCTCACAGTGGGGCGTatgccactcaaagcactttaaacCTTTCTCAGCCTGCTCCTCACTTGCAGGGCCTCTCCCAGCCTCAGCCCCAGGCCCAGGCCCTGGTTGCCCAGAACAAGGGCATGGTTCACTCACAGGCGATGAATCAGCAGCAAGGCGAGGCCCACCCAATGACTTTACAGCAGGCTCAGACTATGCCCAATCCACATGCTTTACAGCAAAGGAACATGGCTCATTCACAAGCTCTTCAGCGACAGCATAGCCTGTCCCAGATACAGAATTCCCTGCAGCAGCAAAGCTTGGCTCATCCACAGGGCCTCCAGAGGCAGCAGAGCCTGCCACACACTCATACTCTACAACAACAGAGCCAGCCACGTCCGTCACTCGGACCCCCGCAGCAGCAACAGCTCTCCCATCTGCAAGCTCTACAGCGTCACACGGCTCCTCATCAACAAGCTTTACTGCAACAGCAGGGAGTGACTCAGGATCTGCGGCACATTTCTGATGGAGCCCGACTTCAGAGCCTGCAACATTCCCAGGGCTTAGCTGGATCACAGCCCCTTCCCCAGGCTGCAGGTTTGGGACCTACTGCTGCCCCCAATGGCCTCCAGCAACAGCCCCTTCCCAACGCCTATGGGCCTCGGAAGCCACCTGATGCAGATGCCCCGCCGAACATTACCGTATCTACCTCCACCATCCCGCTGTCCATGGCGGCCACCCTGCACCAGAACCGGCCCAGTGACCTGAGCAGCATTGTGCACCAGATCAATCAGTTTTGTCAGGCGCGGGCTGGCATGGGATCCACCTCTGTTTGTGAGGGCCAGATCGCCAACCCCAGCCCCATCAGCCGCAACCTGCTGATCAACGCCAGCTCCAGGGTGTCCACTCACAACCCAGCCATGGGCTCTGGGCCCTCCTGCCTCTTGGTGGGGCCCACAGACAAGCCCACGACTCAGGCCTCCGCTGCTGCTCTCCATCCACAACCCAACTTGGCTGCCATGAACAGTATGCCCAATTTTCACACAGATACTGAAAAGCTACAACTACAGCAACAGCTTCACCGACagttacaacagcagcagcagcagcagcaactacaacaacaacaacaattacaacaacaacaacaacaacatcatcaaCAGGCACAGCAGCTGCAACAGCAGCAGCGTTCCTGGGCCCAACACCAACTTACCCACATGCAGCAGCCCCCTGAGGGTGCCCACCCTTGCAAGAACCCAAGGAGAGAGCCTCCCGCTGGCCCAGGGTTCCCCTCCAGAAACCTCAGCTACCCCCACAAGCTGCCCAGTGCTGCCCAATCCTTTCCTTTGAAACACCCCACAGAGAAACCACGATCATCATCGCCTGTCAAGGGCCCAGGAGGCACAATGCCTTACACTAATGGTAACTTTATGCAGCCGCAGTGGAACAGCATGCCATCCACAGCCAGTAACAATGGCTCAGGTCTGCAGGAACTCCCCCTGCCCTTCAGAGAAGCTCAGCCGGGGGCCTCCACAGACTATATCCCTGGGAGTAAGTACAGATCAGAGAAAGGTGGGCCTGCTGGCCAATCCAAGCTGATGCCGAACATGGATTTCCTTGGAAGGGACTTCCAGATACCAAGCTTCCATGAGCAGAACCTGGATGTGATTGACAGGATGCACAGGccccccatgggccaaggccaggAGCCGAGCAATGGTAGAGGTGTCCATGCTCATCACCCAGGCTACAACTAA